The following are from one region of the Paenalkalicoccus suaedae genome:
- a CDS encoding alpha-galactosidase: protein MAHIHFDEKTKAFHLQTAKTSYIFQVIKENYLAHSYWGKRVEDYHLLAQPRYHDRGFSGNPNKEDRTFSLDTLLQEYPTYGHTDYRQPAIHVELENGSTVLDLRYDSHTITSGKKPLEGLPATYTESDAEAESLTVTLKDALTNLSVELTYSVFPTYDAITRSVRVVNNGEENVKLQQIASFNVDFEDADFDFITLAGAWARERDVERTPLRRGTQAIESRRGSSSHQQNPFFALARPHTTEDQGEAYGVSLVYSGSFEASIEVDQLKQARATMGIHSFDFCWLLEPSASFQAPETVLVYSANGLGDMSRTYHTFYRERLARGEHRDNIRPILINNWEATYFDFDEEKLVAIAEKAKQADMELFVLDDGWFGKREDDTTSLGDWFVNKEKLPNGLKGVADRVNDLGLQFGIWVEPEMVSEDSDLYLEHPDWCIHVPARRRSESRNQRVLDFSRQEVRDEIVKRISAVLESAPITYVKWDMNRNMTEIGSAGLPPERQRETAHRYMLGLYEVLETITTRYPHVLFESCSGGGGRVDPGMLYYMPQAWSSDNTDAVARQRIQYGSSFVYPTSSLGAHVSAVPNHQVNRITSLKARGDMAMGGVFGYELDATAFTDEELQLVKEQVNLYKEIRETVQFGDLYRLDSPFESGNYGTLYVNRNQTEAVLTYMNTLGEANAPFKRVKLAGLETSKQYTVSGLEGTFGGDELMNIGVPLPYFYGDFQTVLWVVRSVE from the coding sequence GTGGCACATATTCACTTTGATGAAAAAACGAAAGCATTCCATTTACAAACAGCAAAAACAAGCTACATATTCCAAGTAATAAAAGAGAACTACTTAGCACATAGCTACTGGGGCAAGCGAGTAGAGGACTATCATCTGCTTGCGCAGCCGAGATATCATGATCGTGGATTTTCTGGTAACCCAAACAAAGAAGATCGCACGTTTTCGTTAGATACTTTGTTGCAAGAATATCCAACTTACGGGCACACGGATTATCGTCAGCCTGCTATTCATGTGGAGCTTGAAAACGGATCAACGGTGCTTGATCTTCGCTATGACTCTCATACCATTACTTCTGGAAAGAAGCCACTGGAAGGTCTTCCTGCTACGTACACAGAATCCGATGCTGAAGCAGAATCGCTTACGGTCACGTTAAAGGATGCGTTAACGAATTTATCCGTGGAGCTAACGTATTCCGTTTTTCCCACCTATGATGCGATAACTCGCTCCGTTCGTGTCGTAAACAACGGAGAGGAGAACGTAAAGCTTCAGCAGATTGCATCCTTTAACGTTGATTTTGAAGACGCGGACTTCGATTTTATTACGCTAGCTGGCGCATGGGCGCGTGAACGTGACGTGGAACGCACGCCACTTCGCCGGGGGACACAAGCAATCGAGAGTCGCCGTGGCTCGAGTAGCCATCAGCAAAATCCATTCTTCGCTTTAGCTCGTCCTCATACGACAGAGGATCAAGGTGAGGCATACGGAGTTAGTCTCGTTTACAGCGGTAGCTTTGAGGCGTCTATCGAAGTGGATCAGCTAAAGCAAGCCCGTGCTACGATGGGAATCCATTCCTTCGACTTTTGCTGGCTATTAGAGCCTAGCGCGAGCTTTCAAGCACCAGAGACCGTTTTAGTCTATTCGGCCAATGGTCTCGGCGACATGTCGCGCACCTACCATACGTTTTACCGAGAGCGACTTGCGCGCGGCGAACACCGTGATAACATTCGCCCGATCTTAATTAATAACTGGGAAGCCACTTACTTCGATTTTGATGAAGAAAAATTAGTGGCGATTGCAGAAAAAGCGAAGCAGGCGGATATGGAGCTCTTCGTACTAGACGATGGCTGGTTTGGTAAGCGAGAGGATGACACAACGTCACTTGGAGACTGGTTTGTTAATAAAGAGAAGCTACCAAATGGATTAAAGGGTGTAGCAGATCGTGTCAATGATCTTGGACTACAGTTTGGAATTTGGGTGGAGCCTGAAATGGTATCGGAAGATAGCGATCTCTACCTTGAGCATCCTGACTGGTGTATTCACGTCCCTGCTAGAAGAAGGTCAGAAAGTCGTAATCAGCGTGTCCTCGACTTTTCTCGCCAGGAGGTAAGGGATGAGATTGTGAAACGGATCTCGGCGGTCCTTGAGAGTGCGCCGATTACGTATGTGAAGTGGGATATGAATCGGAATATGACGGAGATAGGCTCAGCTGGCCTGCCGCCAGAGCGTCAGCGCGAGACGGCGCATCGTTACATGCTCGGGCTTTATGAGGTGTTAGAAACGATTACGACGCGTTATCCACACGTGCTGTTTGAGAGCTGCTCAGGTGGGGGCGGACGTGTTGACCCAGGCATGCTCTATTACATGCCACAAGCTTGGTCAAGCGACAATACAGACGCTGTTGCGCGCCAGCGTATCCAGTACGGCTCAAGCTTTGTGTACCCGACGTCATCGCTTGGTGCACACGTATCTGCGGTACCAAATCATCAAGTTAATCGCATTACTTCCTTGAAAGCGCGGGGCGATATGGCAATGGGCGGCGTGTTTGGATACGAGCTTGATGCGACGGCGTTTACTGACGAAGAGCTTCAGCTTGTGAAGGAGCAAGTGAACCTTTATAAAGAAATCCGTGAAACCGTTCAGTTTGGGGATCTCTATCGTTTAGACAGTCCGTTCGAGTCTGGTAACTATGGCACGCTCTATGTGAATAGGAATCAAACAGAAGCGGTACTTACGTATATGAATACGCTAGGAGAGGCAAATGCTCCATTCAAACGCGTAAAGCTTGCTGGTTTAGAGACTTCTAAGCAGTATACGGTATCAGGTCTTGAAGGCACGTTCGGTGGCGACGAGCTGATGAACATTGGCGTACCACTACCGTATTTTTACGGCGATTTTCAAACAGTGCTGTGGGTCGTTCGCAGCGTAGAGTAG
- a CDS encoding MFS transporter: MLPNQPLYKNRSFMLVWMSGVTVMLGFSMFFLSVSWFIVDVLNNPGVLGVVLMAVSIPRVIMMVYGGILADKLQKSLIMFVTNAMQVLIMVAMITLFVNDWLTITSLIIIAAIFGFLDAFFFPAVSSMIPTIVPDEQLQRANSLFQGSTEMMFIIGPLIAGILLTVGDFTLTFSGSAILIFISTVLVFPPLIRDPLPEKTESRSALADLKEGFTYVKQSPVHRAGTLSIVVINLFIIGPLIISFPLLVDALGGTPFELSLLEGGFAVGTFLASVVVVIWNLKKKRGRLVFGSLIVSFLLVMIFSQLQTLPFLVLLVALTGFVAMFVYLPTVTMVQENTDKDKLGRVMSLISLAASGFEPIAFGLIAFLVAAALDVQTVLLIFGAIGLVLSVILVWASPFFRNMD, encoded by the coding sequence ATGCTCCCAAATCAGCCGCTTTATAAAAACCGATCATTTATGCTCGTATGGATGTCCGGCGTCACCGTGATGCTTGGATTCTCCATGTTCTTTTTATCAGTCTCATGGTTTATCGTAGATGTATTAAACAATCCAGGCGTCCTTGGCGTTGTGCTCATGGCCGTCTCGATACCACGTGTCATCATGATGGTTTATGGAGGAATTTTAGCCGACAAGCTACAAAAATCCTTAATCATGTTTGTGACAAACGCCATGCAGGTACTCATCATGGTCGCGATGATTACGCTCTTTGTAAACGACTGGCTCACGATTACATCGCTTATCATAATCGCAGCGATCTTCGGATTTTTAGACGCATTTTTCTTCCCAGCCGTCTCGTCGATGATCCCAACGATCGTGCCAGATGAACAGCTTCAGCGCGCCAATTCGTTATTCCAAGGGTCAACAGAGATGATGTTTATCATCGGCCCATTAATTGCAGGAATCTTACTCACAGTAGGAGACTTCACGCTCACCTTCTCAGGGTCAGCGATTCTCATCTTTATCTCCACCGTACTCGTATTTCCGCCGCTCATTCGCGACCCACTACCGGAGAAAACAGAGTCACGCTCTGCCTTAGCAGATTTAAAGGAAGGCTTCACGTACGTCAAGCAATCACCTGTGCATCGGGCCGGGACACTCTCGATTGTTGTCATTAACTTATTTATCATTGGTCCACTTATCATCAGCTTTCCTCTATTAGTAGACGCACTCGGCGGTACGCCGTTCGAACTAAGTCTATTAGAAGGTGGCTTTGCTGTAGGAACATTTTTAGCAAGCGTCGTTGTCGTCATTTGGAATCTTAAAAAGAAGCGAGGCCGTCTTGTATTTGGCTCGCTCATCGTTTCTTTCTTACTTGTAATGATATTTAGTCAGCTTCAAACGCTACCATTTCTCGTATTACTCGTTGCACTAACGGGATTCGTAGCGATGTTTGTGTATCTACCAACGGTCACGATGGTGCAAGAGAATACGGATAAGGATAAGCTAGGACGAGTCATGAGTTTGATTTCACTCGCAGCAAGCGGCTTCGAACCAATCGCGTTCGGCCTCATCGCCTTCTTAGTAGCAGCAGCCTTAGACGTCCAAACCGTTCTCCTCATCTTCGGTGCAATCGGCCTCGTCTTGAGCGTTATTCTCGTCTGGGCTAGTCCATTTTTCAGAAACATGGATTAG
- a CDS encoding zinc ribbon domain-containing protein, producing MALRPCPECDRSISTAAASCPHCGYPIKKERPRTIIQERSKDESSVSSTLINIVLILVIVVIVMSFC from the coding sequence ATGGCGCTTCGCCCTTGCCCAGAATGTGATCGGTCGATTTCCACAGCAGCAGCATCCTGCCCCCACTGTGGCTATCCTATAAAAAAAGAACGCCCTCGAACAATCATTCAGGAGCGTTCTAAGGATGAATCCTCTGTTTCGTCAACGTTAATCAATATTGTCTTGATTCTTGTAATCGTTGTGATTGTAATGTCGTTTTGTTAG
- a CDS encoding zinc ribbon domain-containing protein — translation MALISCPECDRSISDHAKACPHCGYPLRESRTPHPSVIYQEAPKERKGMGCCGCFVLLAIGIAVAIIIL, via the coding sequence TTGGCACTTATTAGCTGTCCAGAATGTGATCGGTCGATTTCCGATCACGCGAAAGCCTGTCCTCACTGTGGCTACCCTTTAAGGGAAAGCCGTACACCCCATCCCAGCGTGATTTATCAGGAAGCTCCGAAAGAGCGCAAGGGAATGGGCTGCTGCGGCTGCTTCGTCCTCTTAGCAATTGGTATCGCAGTCGCAATTATTATTCTTTAA
- a CDS encoding LacI family DNA-binding transcriptional regulator, with product MDKRVTIKDVAERAGVSKATVSYVLNGVRKVSPATRDKVMKAIDELDYSPDFTAISLSKRQSNLIGILLPLKNESIEAIMKENTYFNEMISGIELVARQNNYDILLTGIGHIEDHETWVRKRNVDGLLFLGAFPEEMYRIPISVPSILIDVYEEQPELSSILIDDYRGGYLATKHLLELNHTKIAFISTGSTNSVEGERLRGYTDAMGATKHLIVAESLHNFESGYQIGERIVKEKLDITGFVVTSDITAIGMLKAFHDAGKHVPEDYSVVGFDDISMSKYAIPALTTIHQPTMEKGQLATRMLLRRMQEKDAPVEKQKLDVELIIRESTARFN from the coding sequence ATGGACAAACGAGTAACGATCAAAGATGTGGCGGAACGAGCTGGCGTCTCGAAAGCAACGGTCTCGTATGTGTTAAACGGCGTACGTAAAGTGTCGCCCGCAACACGAGACAAAGTCATGAAGGCTATTGATGAGCTAGATTATTCACCTGACTTTACTGCCATTAGCCTCTCTAAACGCCAATCTAATCTAATAGGGATTTTACTTCCGCTTAAAAATGAATCGATTGAAGCAATCATGAAAGAAAATACGTATTTTAACGAAATGATTAGTGGGATTGAGCTCGTTGCAAGACAAAATAATTACGATATCCTCCTCACTGGAATTGGTCACATTGAGGACCATGAGACATGGGTTAGGAAGCGTAATGTCGATGGACTCCTATTTTTAGGGGCATTCCCTGAGGAGATGTACCGCATTCCAATCAGTGTACCGTCGATTCTTATTGATGTATATGAGGAGCAACCGGAGCTTTCATCCATCCTAATCGATGACTATCGTGGAGGTTATCTGGCAACAAAGCATCTTCTCGAGTTAAACCACACAAAAATCGCTTTTATCTCCACAGGGAGTACGAATTCTGTGGAAGGAGAACGTCTGCGTGGCTATACGGATGCGATGGGAGCAACGAAACACTTAATCGTAGCAGAAAGCTTACACAATTTTGAAAGCGGTTATCAGATTGGGGAGCGTATTGTGAAGGAGAAGCTTGATATAACGGGCTTCGTCGTCACTTCAGATATCACCGCCATCGGTATGCTAAAAGCGTTTCACGACGCTGGTAAGCATGTACCAGAGGATTACTCTGTCGTTGGGTTTGATGACATTAGCATGAGTAAGTATGCCATTCCGGCTCTTACAACAATTCATCAGCCAACCATGGAAAAAGGGCAGCTTGCGACACGAATGCTACTACGCAGAATGCAAGAAAAGGACGCGCCAGTGGAAAAGCAAAAGCTTGATGTAGAGCTCATTATTCGCGAATCCACGGCACGATTTAACTAA
- a CDS encoding ThuA domain-containing protein, giving the protein MHITIWNENRHEQKNPEVKEIYPEGIHGQLKSFLEGAHTVTTATLDEPEHGLTDEVLKKTDVLLWWGHLAHEEVSDEVVEKVRQRVLEGMGLIVLHSAHFSKIFKVLMGTSCDLKWREADETERLWVVDPSHPITEGIGEYIELEREEMYGEHFDIPAPDQLVFLSWFEGGEVFRSGCTYQRGNGRIFYFRPGHETYPTYHNDKVQRVIQNAVEWAAPLSRPRPIYGNAPSIEEIKPKN; this is encoded by the coding sequence ATGCATATTACAATTTGGAACGAAAACAGACACGAGCAGAAAAATCCAGAGGTGAAGGAAATTTATCCAGAGGGTATTCACGGCCAGCTTAAGTCCTTCTTAGAGGGTGCGCATACGGTAACGACGGCGACGCTTGACGAGCCGGAGCACGGATTAACGGATGAGGTGCTTAAGAAGACGGATGTCCTTCTATGGTGGGGTCATTTAGCGCACGAAGAAGTGAGCGATGAGGTTGTCGAGAAGGTACGTCAACGCGTGCTAGAGGGAATGGGTCTGATTGTGCTTCACTCGGCTCACTTCTCAAAGATCTTTAAAGTATTAATGGGTACATCTTGTGACCTAAAGTGGCGCGAAGCTGATGAGACGGAGCGTCTATGGGTGGTGGATCCTAGTCACCCAATCACAGAAGGAATTGGCGAGTACATTGAGCTTGAGCGTGAGGAAATGTACGGAGAGCATTTTGATATTCCAGCTCCAGATCAGCTTGTATTCCTCAGCTGGTTTGAAGGTGGAGAGGTGTTCCGCAGTGGTTGTACGTATCAGCGTGGGAATGGACGTATTTTCTACTTCCGACCAGGACATGAGACGTATCCAACTTACCATAATGACAAAGTACAGCGTGTGATTCAAAACGCGGTCGAGTGGGCAGCGCCACTTAGCCGTCCGCGTCCAATTTACGGGAATGCACCATCTATCGAAGAAATTAAGCCTAAAAACTAA
- a CDS encoding Gfo/Idh/MocA family protein — protein MKVAVIGCGSIAQHRHLPEYHANDAVEIVAVVDINEERAKQTADKYGAKAYTDYKEVLAIDDIEAVSVCTPNYLHAPISIDALEAGKHVLCEKPMATSKEEAVNMIAAANNAGKKLMIAHNQRFVPSHKKARDIIASGELGKIFSFRTAFGHGGPERWSADGMDSWFFRKDEAFIGAMGDLGVHKTDLLRYILGEEFTEVGAFVEASAKENSTVDDTAVLMLKSESGIIGSLAASWSYTAGEDNSTVIYAEKGILRLEDDPVHSMIVQYKTGEVVKYELGGIQTNDSGGQTNTHVIDQFVTSIQDDVEPPVSGEEGMKSLNIILGALEANETKRIVSL, from the coding sequence ATGAAAGTAGCAGTTATTGGATGTGGAAGTATTGCACAGCACCGCCATTTACCGGAGTACCATGCAAATGATGCCGTAGAGATCGTAGCGGTAGTAGATATTAACGAAGAGCGCGCAAAGCAAACCGCAGATAAGTATGGCGCAAAAGCGTACACGGACTATAAGGAAGTACTTGCGATTGACGATATCGAAGCAGTGAGTGTTTGCACACCAAACTACTTGCATGCTCCCATCTCGATTGATGCGCTGGAGGCTGGCAAGCATGTGCTTTGCGAGAAGCCGATGGCGACATCAAAGGAAGAAGCAGTCAACATGATCGCTGCAGCAAATAACGCAGGGAAGAAGCTAATGATCGCACACAATCAGCGCTTTGTACCGTCTCATAAAAAGGCACGTGACATTATCGCAAGCGGCGAGCTTGGAAAAATCTTTAGCTTCCGTACAGCGTTTGGTCACGGTGGACCAGAGCGTTGGAGCGCGGATGGAATGGATAGCTGGTTCTTTAGAAAGGACGAAGCATTCATTGGTGCGATGGGCGATCTAGGGGTACATAAGACGGACCTCTTACGCTATATCCTAGGAGAAGAATTCACGGAAGTGGGTGCGTTTGTTGAAGCATCTGCTAAGGAGAATTCAACGGTTGATGATACAGCGGTCCTTATGCTGAAGTCAGAAAGCGGAATTATCGGAAGCCTTGCTGCAAGCTGGTCGTACACAGCTGGAGAAGATAACTCAACGGTTATTTACGCTGAGAAAGGGATTCTTCGCTTAGAGGACGACCCTGTTCATTCGATGATCGTGCAGTATAAGACTGGCGAAGTCGTGAAATACGAGCTTGGCGGCATTCAAACAAACGATTCAGGTGGACAAACGAATACGCACGTTATCGATCAGTTCGTAACGTCTATTCAAGATGACGTGGAACCCCCTGTTTCTGGCGAAGAGGGCATGAAGTCACTCAATATCATTCTAGGTGCGCTCGAAGCAAACGAAACAAAGCGTATCGTATCGCTCTAA
- a CDS encoding Gfo/Idh/MocA family protein — protein MEMLKVGIIGAGGIAQTRHIPAFQALPDVKIEAVCDVYEETAKLVAETHNIPHTFTNYEDVFPLVDAVIICTPNKFHAQITVAALAAGVNVLCEKPMAMTATEAETMLDAANRSGKVLSIAYHYRFMKEAQAAKRIITEKEIGEPIVGRAQALRRRKVPGWGVFTNKELQGGGSLIDFGCHFLDLSMWLLNNPKPVEVLGKAYNRLSKMPGQINQWGLYDHSTFEVDDHVTAYITFENGESLQFETSWAANVKDDKEYVSISGETGGLDLFPLEVNQAKHGMLFDSTMNWLPGDEDPGLFQARNFVDACLGRGELIVKPEEAHQVQQIIDAIYESSETGRSVRL, from the coding sequence ATGGAGATGCTAAAGGTCGGAATTATCGGAGCCGGGGGGATTGCGCAAACACGTCATATCCCAGCCTTTCAGGCGCTACCGGACGTAAAAATAGAGGCAGTATGTGACGTGTACGAAGAGACAGCGAAGCTTGTTGCCGAGACGCACAACATCCCGCACACATTTACGAACTATGAGGATGTTTTCCCATTAGTAGATGCAGTGATTATCTGTACGCCAAATAAATTCCACGCACAAATCACCGTTGCAGCGCTTGCTGCCGGCGTGAACGTGCTATGCGAGAAGCCAATGGCGATGACAGCTACTGAGGCGGAAACCATGCTTGACGCTGCGAATCGCAGTGGAAAAGTACTCTCTATTGCGTACCACTATCGCTTTATGAAGGAAGCACAGGCGGCAAAACGCATTATCACAGAGAAGGAAATTGGCGAGCCGATTGTCGGTCGCGCGCAGGCACTTCGACGACGTAAAGTACCAGGCTGGGGTGTGTTTACTAACAAGGAGCTTCAAGGCGGAGGTAGTCTTATCGACTTCGGCTGTCACTTCTTAGATCTTTCCATGTGGCTATTAAACAATCCAAAGCCTGTTGAAGTACTAGGCAAAGCCTACAACAGACTGAGCAAGATGCCAGGACAAATCAACCAGTGGGGTCTCTATGATCATTCTACGTTCGAGGTGGATGACCACGTGACTGCCTACATTACGTTTGAAAATGGCGAATCCTTGCAGTTTGAGACGTCTTGGGCCGCAAACGTCAAGGATGATAAAGAATACGTCAGTATCTCCGGCGAGACGGGTGGACTTGATCTATTCCCACTCGAAGTCAATCAGGCTAAGCACGGCATGCTATTTGACAGCACGATGAACTGGCTACCAGGCGATGAGGATCCAGGTCTCTTCCAGGCGAGAAACTTCGTAGACGCTTGTTTAGGCCGAGGCGAATTAATCGTCAAGCCGGAGGAAGCGCATCAAGTACAACAGATTATCGATGCGATTTATGAAAGTAGTGAAACAGGAAGAAGTGTAAGACTCTAA
- a CDS encoding sugar phosphate isomerase/epimerase family protein: MKVGVFTVLFAQKEFEDMLDYVKEAGVTAVEIGTGGYPGDAHCKVDELLESEELRKEYMEKVTSRGLTISAFSCHGNPITPDEEFAKHSHESLVKTIKLAGLMNVPVVNTFSGTAGDHEGAKHPNWPVSPWPNEYSDMLKWQWEEKLIPYWKEIAKLADENGVKIGLELHGGFLVHTPHTMLKLREATGDAIGANLDPSHLWWQGIDPVAAIKILGKAGAIHHFHAKDTYIDQDNVNMHGLLDMQPYGDVQTRAWSFRSVGCGHSMQEWSDMISALRTFGYDYVVSIEHEDPIMSIEEGFQRAVDNLNSIIIREKPAEMWWV; encoded by the coding sequence ATGAAGGTAGGCGTATTTACCGTTCTTTTTGCACAAAAAGAATTTGAAGACATGCTTGACTACGTAAAAGAAGCAGGCGTTACAGCAGTAGAAATCGGCACAGGCGGATATCCTGGTGACGCACACTGTAAAGTAGATGAGCTATTAGAGAGCGAAGAGCTACGTAAGGAGTATATGGAGAAAGTGACATCACGCGGTCTTACTATCAGCGCATTTAGCTGTCACGGAAATCCAATCACTCCAGACGAAGAGTTTGCGAAGCACTCTCACGAAAGTCTTGTGAAAACAATTAAGCTTGCAGGTTTAATGAATGTACCAGTTGTTAACACGTTCTCAGGTACAGCAGGGGATCACGAAGGCGCGAAGCACCCTAACTGGCCAGTATCTCCGTGGCCAAATGAATATAGCGATATGTTGAAGTGGCAGTGGGAAGAGAAGCTGATTCCTTATTGGAAGGAAATTGCAAAGCTAGCTGACGAGAACGGTGTGAAGATCGGTCTCGAGCTACACGGCGGATTCCTTGTGCATACACCGCACACAATGCTTAAGCTACGTGAAGCGACTGGCGACGCAATTGGCGCCAACCTTGACCCAAGTCACCTCTGGTGGCAAGGAATCGATCCAGTAGCAGCGATTAAAATTTTAGGGAAAGCTGGTGCGATCCATCACTTCCACGCGAAGGATACGTATATTGATCAAGACAACGTCAACATGCACGGTCTTTTAGATATGCAACCATATGGCGATGTCCAAACTCGCGCATGGAGCTTCCGTTCAGTAGGCTGTGGACACAGCATGCAGGAATGGTCCGACATGATCAGCGCGCTTCGCACATTCGGCTACGACTACGTCGTGAGCATTGAGCACGAAGATCCAATCATGTCGATCGAAGAAGGCTTCCAACGAGCAGTCGACAATTTAAACTCCATCATCATCCGCGAAAAACCAGCGGAAATGTGGTGGGTATAA
- a CDS encoding PTS fructose transporter subunit IIABC: MKITELLKQQTIILDLQATSKQAVIEELATKLDNAGNLNDRREFIDAIQAREEQSSTGIGESVAIPHAKTKAVKEPAIVFGRSKEGIDYEALDGQPSHLFFMIAASEGANETHLQALSRLSTILMDEDFRQTLLDATSEEEILRAVDAAEKAKLDATESEEEVVASDSRPYFLAVTGCPTGIAHTYMAADRLKDTAKQMGYDIKVETNGSDGVRNRLTAEEIERADAIIVAADTKVEMERFAGKKLLNVPVTAGVRKPEELLKKAAAGDAPVYKSSGEASSSGGGGERKGVYKHLMSGVSNMLPFVVGGGILIALSFLFEDPVEGEITWFGEILSTIGGANAFFFLIPVLAGFIAYSIADRPGFAAGMVGGLMASTAEAGFLGGIIAGFLAGYLVVGVRRAFNFLPKQLDGIKTILILPLFGIFLTGFIMYFLVEPLAGIQAGLVSWLSGLGTGNIVLLGVVVGSMMAVDMGGPVNKAAYAFGIAMIEAGNYAPMAAIMAAGMTPPLGIALATTFFKNKFTKDERSSGTTNYVLGASFITEGAIPFAAADPGRVIPSAIVGSAIAGGLSMLFGASTPAPHGGAFVIYFAVENWPLYVAAILIGSAVTAVMLGFWKKPVPQA, from the coding sequence ATGAAAATCACAGAACTTTTAAAGCAACAAACGATCATTCTTGATCTGCAGGCAACATCGAAGCAAGCTGTTATTGAAGAGCTTGCAACGAAGCTTGATAACGCTGGTAACCTGAACGACCGTCGTGAATTTATTGACGCGATCCAAGCTCGTGAAGAGCAAAGCTCTACTGGTATTGGGGAAAGCGTCGCGATTCCTCACGCAAAAACGAAGGCAGTAAAAGAGCCAGCTATCGTATTTGGTCGCTCTAAAGAAGGTATTGACTATGAGGCGCTTGATGGCCAGCCAAGTCACCTGTTCTTTATGATCGCAGCAAGTGAAGGTGCAAACGAAACACATTTGCAGGCACTCTCTCGCCTATCGACGATTTTAATGGATGAAGATTTCCGTCAAACGTTATTAGATGCTACTTCTGAAGAAGAAATTCTTCGTGCAGTAGATGCAGCTGAAAAAGCGAAGCTTGACGCGACAGAATCAGAGGAAGAGGTTGTGGCATCAGACAGCCGTCCCTATTTCCTCGCGGTAACGGGCTGTCCTACAGGGATCGCGCACACATACATGGCAGCGGATCGCTTGAAGGATACAGCGAAGCAAATGGGCTATGATATTAAAGTCGAAACAAACGGCTCTGACGGCGTGCGAAATCGCCTCACAGCAGAAGAAATCGAGCGCGCGGATGCGATTATCGTCGCTGCTGATACAAAGGTTGAAATGGAACGCTTTGCAGGTAAAAAGCTATTGAACGTACCTGTAACGGCTGGTGTACGTAAGCCAGAAGAGCTGTTAAAGAAAGCAGCAGCAGGAGACGCTCCTGTGTATAAGTCATCTGGCGAAGCATCGTCAAGCGGCGGTGGCGGCGAGCGTAAGGGTGTTTATAAGCACTTAATGAGCGGTGTATCTAACATGCTTCCGTTCGTTGTTGGTGGAGGTATTCTAATTGCCCTCTCCTTCTTGTTTGAAGATCCAGTTGAAGGCGAAATTACGTGGTTTGGAGAGATCCTCTCGACTATTGGTGGCGCGAATGCGTTCTTCTTCTTAATTCCTGTACTTGCTGGTTTTATTGCATACAGCATTGCGGATCGTCCTGGTTTTGCGGCCGGTATGGTCGGTGGTTTGATGGCTTCGACTGCTGAAGCTGGATTCTTAGGCGGTATTATCGCTGGTTTCCTCGCTGGTTATTTAGTCGTTGGAGTAAGGCGAGCGTTTAATTTCTTACCGAAGCAGTTAGATGGAATAAAAACAATCTTAATCTTACCGTTGTTCGGTATTTTCTTAACTGGGTTTATTATGTACTTCTTAGTTGAGCCATTAGCAGGCATTCAAGCTGGTCTTGTTAGCTGGTTAAGTGGACTTGGCACAGGTAATATTGTTCTTTTAGGTGTTGTCGTTGGTAGTATGATGGCAGTAGATATGGGTGGCCCAGTTAACAAGGCTGCTTATGCATTTGGTATTGCAATGATCGAAGCAGGCAACTATGCTCCAATGGCGGCGATCATGGCAGCTGGTATGACACCTCCACTTGGTATCGCACTTGCAACAACATTCTTTAAGAATAAGTTTACGAAGGATGAGCGTAGCTCTGGTACGACAAACTACGTGCTTGGTGCTTCCTTCATTACAGAGGGTGCAATTCCATTCGCAGCGGCAGATCCAGGTCGCGTAATTCCTTCTGCGATCGTTGGTTCAGCTATTGCTGGTGGACTTTCTATGCTATTCGGTGCCTCAACTCCAGCTCCACACGGCGGTGCGTTTGTTATCTATTTTGCGGTAGAAAATTGGCCGCTTTATGTTGCTGCGATTTTAATCGGTTCAGCAGTCACAGCTGTGATGCTTGGCTTCTGGAAAAAGCCAGTACCTCAAGCTTAA